From one Luteipulveratus mongoliensis genomic stretch:
- a CDS encoding carboxyl transferase domain-containing protein has product MFSRIAIVNRGEAAMRLIHAVRDLNAAAGLNGHRIETVALHTEGERHAMFVREADHAYDLGPASNRPYLDYAVLERALVDTRADAAWVGWGFVAEDPGFAELCARLDVTFIGPSPEAMRRLGDKIGSKLIAEEVGVPVAPWSRGGVDTLADATEAAARIGYPLMLKATAGGGGRGIRKVTSDAELADAYERTREEAQRAFGSGVVFLEKLVTGARHVEVQVIADGQGTAWAIGVRDCSIQRRNQKVIEESSSPVMTPEQAQLLKDSAERLAVAVGYAGAGTVEFLFQPGDGTFAFLEVNTRLQVEHPITEVTTDTDLVKLQLRVAGGGRLEGERPIEVGHAVEARLNAEDPDRDFAPAPGHIDLLVLPAGPGIRVDTGVSEGDTIPADFDSMIAKIIAYGATRDEALARLRRAMSETRVLIDGGATNKSFILDLLDQPEVIDGSADTGWIDRVRGEGALVSTRHSGAALVMAGIEAYEEVEAVERTRLLETARGGRPQVQHAVGRPVELKLRGATYAVTVLQVGPERFRVTVVCPDGERSVVEAVVERLDRNAARISIGDTTHRVLSATHGPVYLVEVDGVMHRVSHDEGGVLRSPAPALVVATPVAVGDVVEAGAAVVVLESMKMETVLPAPYAATVRELLVSVGSQVATGAPLVRLEPTGDDDGADQPASSAPTVDLGLPNAAAAASTSEGRLARAQADLAATLLGYDTDESDNGGPLAAYLTAREEMVAGGQHSLTGAITLLDILADFADLSRNRPASDEDHTELAVHSPREHFHTYLQSLDADRAKLPESFRTKLLRVLRHYGIDSLDRTPELEEAVFRIFLTQAHSAPDVAIGTGILRQWSREPAPVADDAELSHEALTRLARSTQRRFPVLADLARSVRFAWFDQPAVDVDRAGVLAEAREQVAALAADPHVADRSERIATLAAIPEQIVRFLSERLLDGVPDNEPMLEVLIRRHYLEYDLDHVREESVGGRPFALADYVLDGRPTHLVSTVGLNDELAAGTALAQGIATRLGRRGDEQQAVVDLYLSWPDAPEDADQVSADLAQRLAALGINSDARRVAVAVCTTGSGPVGYFTFRPDEDGGMSEDRLVRGVHPMVGRRLNLWRLRNFEVERLSAPEDVLLYHCTATDNPSDQRLIAMIQVRQVSVVRDENGTVTSLPHVERAVANGLEAIRRGRSALGASAGRLDANQVWVQLWPVVEAPLEQLTALRSKIAPLSAGAAVEEVVVQGRVVDPSGNVVPIVTRFVGQPGSGVETSIEEPPTERLAPLDEYAEKVQRARRRGMVYPYELVSFVAGRRGKATEYDLDDAGRLVPVDRPYGHNKAGIIVGTVSTPTTLHPEGVTRVLLCGDPTKALGAVSEPECSRIVAAIDLAEQLGVPVEWYSLSAGARIAMDSGTENMDWVARGLKRIIEFTQAGGEINIVVAGINVGAQPYWNAEATMLMHTKGILVMTPDSAMVLTGKQSLDFSGGVSAEDNYGIGGYDRVMGPNGQAQYWAPNLAGARDIVMAHYEHSYAAPGESGPRRTTTTDPADRDVTAFPHVIEGSEFTTVGDIFSRTTNPDRKKPFDIRTLMRSVVDQDHTALERWAGMADAETAVVWDAHLGGTPVCLLGIESRTVPRRGFPPTDGPDTYTAGTLFPRSSKKAARAINAASGNRPLVVLANLSGFDGSPDSMRNLQLEYGAEIGRAIVNFDGPIVFVVVSRYHGGAFVVFSKALNPQMTVLAVEGSYASVLGGAPAAAVVFARDVDARTADDPRVKELETRLNASSGGDHVKLTADLADLRTSVRAEKISEVAAEFDGVHNIHRAVEVGSVDEVIAAADLRPKIIAVLDESASPSSPAH; this is encoded by the coding sequence ATGTTCTCGCGCATCGCCATCGTCAACCGAGGCGAGGCCGCCATGCGGCTCATCCATGCGGTACGCGATCTCAACGCCGCGGCCGGCCTCAACGGTCACCGCATCGAGACGGTCGCACTGCACACCGAAGGCGAGCGGCACGCGATGTTCGTGCGCGAGGCCGACCACGCGTACGACCTCGGTCCGGCCTCGAATCGCCCCTACCTCGACTACGCCGTCCTCGAGCGCGCTCTCGTCGACACGCGTGCCGACGCCGCGTGGGTCGGCTGGGGTTTCGTCGCCGAGGACCCCGGTTTTGCCGAGCTGTGCGCGCGTCTCGACGTCACGTTCATCGGACCGAGCCCCGAGGCGATGCGCCGGTTGGGCGACAAGATCGGGTCCAAGCTCATCGCCGAAGAGGTCGGTGTCCCGGTCGCGCCCTGGAGTCGCGGCGGAGTCGACACCCTCGCGGACGCCACCGAGGCGGCCGCCCGGATCGGCTACCCGCTCATGCTCAAGGCGACCGCCGGCGGCGGTGGGCGCGGCATCCGCAAGGTGACGTCGGACGCGGAGCTGGCGGACGCGTACGAACGCACCCGCGAGGAGGCGCAGCGGGCCTTCGGGTCCGGCGTCGTCTTCCTCGAGAAGCTCGTGACCGGAGCCCGGCACGTCGAGGTCCAGGTCATTGCCGATGGCCAGGGCACGGCGTGGGCGATCGGTGTCCGGGACTGCTCGATCCAGCGGCGCAACCAGAAGGTCATCGAGGAGTCGTCCTCGCCGGTCATGACGCCCGAGCAGGCGCAGCTACTCAAGGACAGCGCCGAGCGTCTCGCCGTCGCAGTGGGTTACGCCGGAGCCGGCACGGTGGAGTTCCTCTTCCAGCCCGGCGACGGCACGTTCGCCTTCCTCGAGGTCAACACCCGGCTGCAGGTCGAGCACCCGATCACCGAGGTCACGACCGACACCGATCTGGTCAAGCTCCAGCTGCGGGTCGCCGGCGGCGGACGGCTGGAGGGCGAGCGCCCCATCGAGGTCGGGCACGCCGTCGAGGCACGGCTCAACGCCGAGGACCCCGACCGTGACTTCGCACCGGCCCCGGGCCACATCGACCTGCTCGTGCTGCCCGCCGGCCCGGGGATCCGCGTGGACACCGGCGTCAGCGAAGGCGACACGATCCCGGCCGACTTCGACTCGATGATCGCCAAGATCATCGCGTACGGCGCCACCCGTGACGAGGCCCTCGCGCGGCTGCGGCGCGCGATGAGTGAGACGCGGGTCCTGATCGACGGCGGCGCGACCAACAAGTCGTTCATCCTCGACCTCCTCGACCAGCCCGAGGTCATCGACGGCAGCGCCGACACCGGCTGGATCGACCGGGTCCGCGGCGAGGGCGCCCTGGTCTCGACCCGACACAGCGGTGCCGCCCTCGTGATGGCGGGCATCGAGGCGTACGAAGAGGTGGAAGCGGTCGAGCGCACCCGGCTGCTGGAGACGGCGCGCGGTGGCCGGCCGCAGGTCCAGCACGCCGTGGGCCGCCCGGTCGAGCTCAAGCTGCGTGGCGCCACCTACGCCGTCACCGTCCTGCAGGTCGGTCCGGAGCGCTTCCGCGTCACGGTGGTCTGCCCTGACGGTGAGCGCTCAGTGGTCGAGGCGGTCGTCGAACGTCTGGACCGGAACGCGGCCCGGATCAGCATCGGCGACACGACTCACCGTGTGCTGTCGGCCACCCACGGGCCGGTCTACCTGGTCGAGGTCGACGGCGTCATGCACCGGGTGAGTCACGACGAGGGCGGTGTCCTGCGGTCGCCGGCGCCGGCACTCGTGGTCGCGACACCGGTCGCGGTCGGCGATGTCGTCGAGGCCGGTGCTGCGGTCGTCGTGCTGGAGAGCATGAAGATGGAGACGGTGCTGCCGGCGCCCTACGCCGCGACGGTCCGTGAGCTCCTCGTGAGCGTGGGTAGCCAGGTCGCGACGGGCGCGCCACTCGTACGACTTGAGCCCACCGGCGATGACGACGGCGCCGACCAGCCCGCCTCCTCCGCGCCGACGGTCGACCTCGGCCTCCCGAACGCGGCTGCGGCCGCGAGCACTTCCGAGGGACGCCTCGCACGCGCACAGGCCGACCTCGCTGCAACGCTGCTCGGCTATGACACGGACGAGTCCGACAACGGCGGCCCGTTGGCCGCCTACCTCACGGCACGCGAAGAGATGGTCGCCGGCGGGCAGCACTCCCTCACCGGCGCCATCACCCTGCTGGACATCCTGGCCGACTTCGCCGACCTCAGCCGCAACCGGCCGGCGTCGGACGAGGACCACACCGAGCTCGCGGTGCACAGCCCGCGCGAGCACTTCCACACCTACCTGCAGAGCCTCGACGCCGATCGAGCAAAGCTCCCAGAGTCGTTCCGTACCAAGCTGTTACGCGTCCTGCGCCACTACGGGATCGACAGCCTCGACCGCACTCCCGAGCTGGAGGAAGCGGTCTTCCGGATCTTCCTCACCCAGGCGCACAGCGCTCCCGACGTGGCCATCGGTACCGGCATCCTTCGACAGTGGAGCCGGGAGCCGGCGCCGGTCGCCGACGACGCCGAGCTGAGCCACGAAGCGCTCACTCGCCTGGCGCGATCCACCCAACGCCGCTTCCCGGTCCTCGCCGATCTCGCGCGCAGCGTCCGCTTCGCGTGGTTCGACCAGCCGGCCGTCGACGTGGACCGAGCCGGAGTCCTCGCCGAAGCGCGGGAGCAGGTGGCCGCGCTGGCGGCCGATCCGCACGTGGCGGACCGGTCGGAGCGGATCGCCACGCTCGCCGCGATCCCTGAGCAGATCGTCCGGTTCCTGTCCGAGCGACTGCTCGACGGCGTACCGGACAACGAGCCGATGCTCGAGGTGCTCATCCGACGGCACTATCTGGAGTACGACCTCGACCACGTCCGTGAGGAGTCCGTCGGCGGCCGTCCGTTCGCGCTCGCCGACTACGTGCTGGATGGCCGGCCGACCCATCTGGTGTCCACGGTCGGACTCAACGATGAGCTCGCTGCGGGCACGGCGCTCGCCCAGGGCATCGCCACCCGGCTCGGCCGCCGTGGCGACGAGCAGCAAGCCGTCGTCGACCTCTACCTCTCCTGGCCGGACGCGCCGGAGGACGCCGATCAGGTCTCCGCGGACCTCGCGCAGCGGTTGGCCGCGCTCGGGATCAACTCGGATGCGCGTCGCGTGGCTGTTGCCGTCTGTACGACCGGGTCGGGCCCGGTGGGCTACTTCACCTTCCGTCCGGACGAGGACGGCGGCATGTCCGAGGACCGCCTGGTGCGAGGCGTGCACCCGATGGTCGGCCGGCGACTCAATCTGTGGCGCCTGCGCAACTTCGAGGTCGAGCGTCTCAGCGCGCCCGAGGACGTCCTGCTCTACCACTGCACGGCCACGGACAACCCGTCAGATCAGCGGCTCATCGCGATGATCCAGGTACGACAGGTGTCTGTCGTACGCGATGAGAACGGCACGGTCACCTCGCTTCCACACGTCGAGCGGGCGGTCGCCAACGGTCTGGAAGCCATCCGCCGCGGCCGGTCCGCACTCGGCGCGAGCGCTGGGCGGCTGGACGCCAACCAGGTCTGGGTCCAGCTCTGGCCGGTGGTCGAGGCGCCGCTGGAGCAGCTGACGGCGCTGCGGTCCAAGATCGCGCCGCTCTCGGCCGGTGCGGCGGTTGAAGAAGTCGTCGTGCAGGGCCGGGTCGTCGACCCGTCCGGCAACGTGGTGCCGATCGTCACCCGGTTCGTCGGTCAGCCCGGCTCGGGTGTCGAGACGTCCATCGAGGAGCCGCCCACCGAGCGACTCGCTCCGTTGGACGAGTACGCCGAGAAGGTCCAGCGGGCACGGCGGCGAGGCATGGTGTACCCGTACGAGCTCGTGTCGTTCGTCGCCGGTCGCCGCGGGAAAGCGACCGAGTACGACCTCGACGACGCCGGTCGACTCGTCCCGGTCGACCGTCCGTACGGCCACAACAAGGCCGGGATCATCGTCGGGACCGTGTCGACGCCCACCACGCTGCACCCCGAGGGCGTCACACGCGTCCTGCTCTGCGGCGACCCGACGAAGGCACTCGGTGCCGTCTCGGAGCCGGAGTGCTCCCGGATCGTCGCGGCCATCGATCTCGCTGAGCAGCTGGGCGTACCGGTCGAGTGGTACTCGCTGTCGGCCGGCGCCCGGATCGCGATGGACTCCGGCACCGAGAACATGGACTGGGTGGCGCGCGGCCTCAAGCGGATCATCGAGTTCACCCAGGCCGGCGGCGAGATCAACATCGTCGTGGCTGGGATCAATGTCGGTGCCCAGCCCTACTGGAACGCCGAGGCCACGATGCTCATGCACACCAAGGGCATCCTCGTGATGACCCCGGACAGCGCCATGGTGCTGACCGGCAAGCAGTCGCTCGACTTCTCCGGTGGGGTCAGCGCCGAGGACAACTACGGCATCGGCGGCTACGACCGGGTGATGGGACCCAACGGTCAGGCTCAGTACTGGGCACCCAACCTCGCCGGCGCGCGCGACATCGTGATGGCCCACTACGAGCACAGCTACGCGGCACCCGGGGAGAGCGGCCCACGGCGTACGACCACCACCGACCCGGCGGACCGGGACGTCACGGCCTTCCCGCACGTCATCGAGGGCAGTGAGTTCACGACGGTCGGCGACATCTTCTCGCGCACCACCAACCCGGACCGCAAGAAGCCGTTCGACATCCGCACCCTGATGCGCTCGGTCGTCGACCAGGACCACACCGCGCTCGAACGGTGGGCCGGCATGGCCGACGCCGAGACGGCCGTCGTCTGGGACGCCCATCTGGGCGGCACCCCGGTCTGCTTGCTCGGCATCGAGTCGCGGACGGTGCCACGTCGCGGGTTCCCGCCCACGGACGGCCCGGACACCTACACCGCGGGCACGCTGTTCCCCCGGTCGTCCAAGAAGGCCGCACGCGCCATCAACGCCGCATCGGGCAACCGGCCACTCGTCGTCTTGGCCAACCTGTCCGGTTTCGACGGGTCACCGGACTCGATGCGCAACCTGCAGCTGGAGTACGGCGCAGAGATCGGCCGGGCCATCGTCAACTTCGACGGACCGATCGTGTTTGTCGTCGTATCCCGTTACCACGGAGGGGCATTCGTCGTTTTCTCCAAGGCGCTGAACCCTCAGATGACGGTGCTTGCCGTCGAGGGTTCGTACGCTTCCGTGCTCGGCGGGGCGCCGGCCGCGGCGGTCGTGTTCGCCCGTGACGTCGACGCCCGGACCGCCGATGACCCGCGGGTCAAGGAGCTCGAGACACGGCTCAACGCGTCCTCGGGTGGCGACCACGTCAAGCTCACAGCCGACCTGGCCGATCTGCGCACGAGCGTGCGCGCCGAGAAGATCAGTGAGGTCGCTGCGGAGTTCGACGGCGTCCACAACATCCACCGCGCGGTCGAGGTCGGCTCGGTCGACGAGGTGATCGCGGCCGCCGACCTACGGCCCAAGATCATCGCCGTTCTCGACGAGAGCGCTTCCCCGTCGAGTCCTGCGCACTAG
- a CDS encoding ArsR/SmtB family transcription factor, which translates to MADVFRALADPSRRRLLDRLHADNGQTLASLCAGLDMARQSVSKHLAVLEDAGLVTTRRHGREKFHYLDAGTLHTIAMRWLSKYDQARADALHDLTSALEGKPMTTNAFAYTTYIRSTPEKVWRALTEPAFTKRYWGAELKSDWTPGAPIGWTRQGTEFSPDDSQQVVLEADPYRVLAYTWHAITPEFAKVIGVDEEERARLDGESRSKVRFEIEDQGELVQLRVLHDGFDESSSILPGISEGWPAILSSLKTLLETGEVLPEPSS; encoded by the coding sequence GTGGCTGACGTCTTCAGGGCACTCGCCGACCCGAGCCGCCGCCGGCTGCTGGACCGGTTGCATGCCGACAACGGTCAGACGCTCGCATCACTGTGCGCCGGGCTCGACATGGCACGGCAGTCCGTGAGCAAGCACCTGGCCGTCCTGGAGGACGCCGGGTTGGTCACCACACGTCGCCACGGCCGCGAGAAGTTCCACTACCTCGATGCCGGCACGCTGCACACCATCGCGATGCGGTGGCTCAGCAAATATGACCAGGCGCGCGCCGACGCCCTGCACGACCTGACCTCTGCACTGGAAGGAAAACCCATGACTACCAACGCTTTTGCCTACACGACCTACATTCGGAGCACTCCCGAAAAGGTCTGGCGGGCACTCACTGAGCCCGCCTTCACGAAGCGCTACTGGGGCGCGGAGCTCAAGTCGGACTGGACGCCGGGCGCGCCGATCGGGTGGACCCGGCAGGGCACCGAGTTCTCGCCCGACGACTCGCAGCAGGTCGTGCTCGAGGCCGATCCCTACCGCGTGCTGGCCTACACCTGGCACGCCATCACACCCGAGTTCGCGAAGGTCATTGGCGTGGACGAGGAGGAGCGGGCCCGGCTCGACGGCGAGTCGCGGTCGAAGGTGCGCTTCGAGATCGAGGACCAGGGCGAGCTCGTCCAGCTGCGAGTCCTGCACGACGGGTTCGACGAAAGCAGCTCGATCCTGCCCGGCATCTCCGAAGGCTGGCCGGCCATCCTGTCCAGCCTCAAGACCCTGCTCGAGACCGGCGAGGTCCTACCCGAGCCCAGCAGCTGA
- a CDS encoding FAD-dependent oxidoreductase has product MTKILVAGGGIAGTLTAIALHETGHEPVLYEAYDRGADGVGAFLTLAVNGLDAIAPLGLKDLVSGLGFETPRMTMSLGNGRRLAEFPLGGPLPDGTTTVTVLRSDLYVALRDEAARRGIPAEYGKRLIGASQTADEVRAEFADGSYATGDLLIGADGLRSRVRQIIDPDAPSPRYVPLLNTGGFAHGLALDDEPGVMNMVFGKRVFFCHVVHPDGSVWWFANVPRKKEPTESDLSGLVGERWRAELVSLLKVDKTPAAAIVEVTPEIYAPWATYDYPSVPTWRNGRMVIIGDAAHATSPSAGQGAGMAIEDAVTLARCLRDVPDHEQALATYEGLRRERVEAVVAQGKHNGDGKVIGPVGRLIRDLYLTHAFKKPVVDDPNEFMWKHHIDWDEKVTAASAAGLG; this is encoded by the coding sequence ATGACCAAGATACTGGTGGCCGGAGGCGGCATCGCCGGCACGCTCACAGCGATCGCGTTGCACGAGACCGGGCATGAGCCGGTGCTCTATGAGGCGTACGACCGCGGCGCCGACGGGGTCGGAGCCTTCCTCACCCTGGCGGTGAACGGGCTCGACGCCATCGCCCCGCTCGGGCTGAAGGACCTGGTCAGCGGCCTGGGATTCGAGACACCGCGGATGACGATGTCGCTCGGCAACGGCCGCCGGCTGGCCGAGTTCCCGCTCGGCGGGCCGCTTCCGGACGGCACGACCACCGTGACGGTGCTGCGGTCGGACCTGTACGTCGCACTCCGCGATGAGGCCGCGCGTCGGGGCATCCCAGCGGAGTACGGCAAGCGGCTGATCGGCGCGAGTCAGACCGCCGACGAGGTCCGAGCGGAGTTCGCCGACGGCTCGTACGCCACCGGCGATCTCCTGATCGGGGCAGACGGACTGCGCTCGCGCGTCCGCCAGATCATCGACCCGGACGCGCCCTCGCCGCGCTACGTCCCGCTGCTGAACACCGGCGGCTTCGCTCACGGTCTGGCGCTGGACGACGAGCCGGGCGTGATGAATATGGTCTTCGGCAAGCGCGTGTTCTTCTGCCACGTCGTCCACCCGGACGGCTCGGTCTGGTGGTTCGCCAACGTCCCCCGGAAGAAGGAGCCGACCGAGTCAGACCTGTCCGGTCTGGTCGGCGAGCGGTGGCGCGCCGAGCTCGTCAGTTTGTTGAAGGTCGACAAGACGCCGGCAGCGGCGATCGTCGAGGTGACGCCCGAGATCTATGCGCCGTGGGCGACGTACGACTATCCGTCGGTCCCGACATGGCGCAACGGTCGGATGGTGATCATCGGAGACGCCGCGCACGCCACCTCACCGTCGGCGGGACAGGGCGCCGGCATGGCGATCGAGGATGCCGTCACGCTGGCCCGTTGCCTGCGCGACGTGCCGGACCACGAGCAGGCGCTAGCGACGTACGAAGGTCTGCGGCGCGAGCGCGTCGAAGCGGTGGTCGCGCAAGGCAAGCACAACGGCGACGGAAAGGTCATCGGTCCAGTCGGCCGGCTGATCCGGGACCTCTACCTCACGCACGCGTTCAAGAAGCCGGTCGTCGACGACCCGAACGAGTTCATGTGGAAGCACCACATCGACTGGGACGAGAAGGTGACAGCGGCATCAGCTGCTGGGCTCGGGTAG
- a CDS encoding MarR family winged helix-turn-helix transcriptional regulator, with protein MSSKRATLIDDVLAKSRELSTETVMFHTAIAEKRGLSAVESKICDYLARLGPLTPKDLAEFSGLAPASVTALTGRLESKGLIKRKPHPDDRRKVLIEFDMTAVAAAAPLWDHIVAATTRACERYSEEQLETVIDFIGQAIAITHESTAMITDPEGAAQSR; from the coding sequence ATGTCAAGCAAGCGCGCGACGCTGATCGACGACGTGCTGGCCAAGTCCAGGGAGCTGTCGACCGAGACGGTCATGTTCCACACCGCGATCGCTGAGAAGCGCGGCCTGTCGGCGGTGGAGAGCAAGATCTGCGACTACCTGGCCCGCCTCGGGCCGTTGACGCCCAAGGACCTCGCCGAGTTCTCCGGCCTCGCGCCGGCATCGGTGACCGCGCTGACCGGTCGGCTGGAGAGCAAGGGCCTCATCAAGCGCAAGCCGCACCCGGACGATCGCCGCAAGGTGCTGATCGAGTTCGACATGACGGCAGTCGCGGCGGCCGCGCCGCTGTGGGATCACATCGTGGCCGCGACGACGCGTGCGTGTGAGCGCTACTCCGAGGAGCAGCTCGAGACCGTGATCGACTTCATCGGCCAGGCGATCGCCATCACGCACGAGTCCACGGCGATGATCACCGATCCCGAAGGCGCAGCTCAGAGTCGCTGA